The genomic region AAATATCATGTGCAGACAGTGCcacccccggctcctaccccccccccgatcCCATGTATAAGCATTTGttcactctttgcccagtctgatataAGTTCAGAATATTATGTTTATGCATGACTATTattcaatttcatgttttgatttttacttcatttactttctttgaacaaacttATCTCTAACAAGAATGACGTATTTAAAGTGTGCGAaaacatgatgagacaaaaTACCTAGCATATTGCATCCTGCTCTGTCTATAGTGCTTTATTTTTtcccttgtttggctttgtttttgtttcttgtaaatcaaaaaatttaaaaaagttaagcatgtgacatttcaatgatttccccgACCAATTagcaacagttctctagttatgttcattgcatacggacccataatgcattactgaaattattgaaagtctaaATCTTAacacatgagatctcaaaataaccgatgtgtaaatgcaacttgaacagGAAGTGTCTTTTACAACGATCAAGGAGTATTTGTTGGCAAAAAAATCGTCATACGctccgatggtggcgctccgcttagatagtatcatttggtgtgttacacctatatgacctactgatctcccccccccccttgtaacTATTTCTGCGCACGCCCTTGGACCTACAGACCTACAGATATGGGGCCCTTTGGGCCAGGAGTGCagggatgaacagcctccaaactgaagatgtgtgtagtgttcggtttcggaaatatctgctattttctcatttccttcaacgaagttttataatagccgttataagaggttttaatatttgtacaccaataaattaactgtgtctgaattttcgaaaattccctgaccaccattcttcatcatacttccctctgctcgtgcaactttgaccggtctgttagagGATGAAGGAGGTGTTTCTATCTTGGTTTTACATAGATGAAATTGTTTTGCAACATGATGGGTATGTTCTGAAGttaatttattcacgagaattgtgaatttccaaattctgaacaaataatgggcttaaaaacctagaaaagtggggcttacgggtattgtgggccgcgacgtagaatcacctgcataaagcaatgatccactggagatgcgatgaggtcgaacatgatgtgtgactggtgacaatctccAAAAatgttatggatgaaaaaacaaatattgggaaattcttggttctcagggGAAAGTGTACAtcttgttggtcatttcaagcccgagaagagccgtttccggtgatctagggggtatcaaaaaccagaaattttcttgtacgctgcgcgccaactgatggtggcgctccgcttagatagtaactcgcgacccccgggttagaaaatcctggatacgtcCCTGCATATACTATACTATTGTTggtctttttgtttttattctccattcatttatatttaagGTTACCGCCATCACCACTTTATTCTTATCATATTACATATGTTTAACCGCATTTACCTGAATCCACGTGTCATGATAACTTTTGTCTCTCTCAATCTACTCTTAATCCAGTTTAGTCCAGTATTTTAGTTGGTGTTGCATTTTCACATAATACATAACAAACACAGCTTAGGAAATacaaaaaagtaaacaaagtgTGAAAAGTATTAAAGACAGAAACATAACCGCATACTTGAACAGTCAGTGAGAGCATTTATTGCCTGATACATGTTTCGTGACTTTTATGGCTACATATCAAAAAAGCTAAGCTGATACTAGATCATTCCCTAAAATCACCCTAACCTAAAATGTTCCTTTTTTCACCGTTTCATGAGGAAACACTGTGTTACCCTGAAAATTGCAATcgttttgaaaaaaaggaaCTTTAAAATATCCTTGTGGGCTTGACCATAGATTACTCGcagaacaagaacaaaaaagtGAGCAAAATAAGACAGTTAACAAAGAAAGCAAACCCCTTCCCCacatcaccccacccctccccaaagaaaaggaagaaattaattgttagaatattattaatatatagacTTGGTTCAAACAACCTGAAATAAGGTTTAGCGATACCCCAATCCCATATCTGTACACACAATTTACACTCCATCGgaattgttttaaattatgttgTCTTATATTTAAACCAGATAAATGATCTTCTACAAACTGAAGAAGAACCATATTTTCAGGATTAAAAATCCTGTCTCAGTTCTTTAACCTTACAGTCAAGTATGTGTTGTTATATTAATTAACGACTACCGGAAATCAAGATAATACAAGTGCCACAAtcttctgtttcttcttcttcttggtcACGAGAATCTCTTCGTACCTTTCGCGTCCTTTGACTATTCTTTGGCTCAATCCTGATGGAATCGATACATTGATCAGTATTGGTCGTCATGATGTCACCAGCTGGTATCATCACTATGGTTGTATTGGTATGGGTCAGCAGCTATTAttgaagaaatatataattaaaaaatctGAGTCATTCGTTGTCGGCTACTTTTATTTTAGAGAAAATTATAAATGAGAAACCAAATTGAGCCTAGAAACTGTTAAAAACTATTTTTAGAAGAAAACTcaaattccaaaatattttaGTCAAAAAATCAAACTCTAACATCTCCACGTCAGCAAATCTTATTATACAAAATAGAATCAAAGGGAAGCCGTTGTGATACAACACTTCCCTCTCTATCCCCTGCTTCCTGATAAGTGGATTTTCTGTACCTTATCGGATGGATCATAAACCTCATGGAAAAACATGGGAAGCATTTGGTCTTCATTATCCAGATCCATGTCTACAGGTATGTTGTCAAGAGAGATGAAGTAGCAAGCGCTCGTTGTCAGATTTTTGATCATCATCATATTCTATAATAGAAAGAAAcaccaagaagaagaagaagaacattaTCAAACTTCTTAAGAAAGCATTCCTTAAAGGAGCTGGTTGAGATAAGAGCGTTAAATTACTCCCACTCCAGCTCCACATTGAAGTAAACAAGTCTACAATTAGTAGTAATATCTTCAAAGTGCATCAATGTTGATAAAATTACTGAATATTAAATGAATAAAGTCAAAACAATGTGAACATTTAGCCATATAGGTCACCAGCAGTTTCATTGAAGATGTGATGTAGACCTGGGATTATATAAACTCTATAGGCTGATGAACAAATAATTCTCATCTACTATATTTGTTGTCTCACCACCTCTATATGGaaaatgatacattttaatGTTTTGGTCATTGTGGTTTATTATGGTTATATCAGTTACTATAGCAACGATTGCCTTGCAGGAGAGGTGAAAAGCTGCCCGTTTGTGCGTTTGTGTAGTTGCGTTTTGGGGGTGCTTCTGTTATACTCTTGCTGAACGGTCGCTTGTCCTCAAACTTGACACAGTGGTAGGAAGACACCCCTTGCTATAAACTTGAGTCTGGCAGACTTTCAAAAACGAAAGGTCTTAGGTCAAGTTAAGTAAAATGGATGTTTGTCTAGTTTACTTAAAGTGACTTGCAACCTTCACAAGTTAAATAGGAATACCATGAATATGAACGGTGTTTTGGAAGGTATCACGTATTGCGCGTTGAAATATGAAGATGCCATGCTAACTGACGTCAAATGCCAAAATGCATCACTTATGTGCTGATATATGTAAACAATCTTGTTTACAACTTTACCAAATATATCGAACGCCAACTTTGGTAGGAAGGTGTCCCGTGATAGGAAAGTGTGCGTTGAAGACCTTCAGAATGAAAGGTCAGACTGGGGTCAAATGTGGGATGAGCGAAAAGTTATTTTCTGCTATGTATACAACGACAAACGTAATCAAGTTAAGTATTATCAAAGTACATGGTTACTATGACGACTAAGGTCAGCACACAGGTGGTAACAGTTAACCATCGTTTCATTCAGTACTATTATGTATCCAATAATCAGTTGTTGATGATGGGTGGTTgggatgagatatgcaactttGTGGTTTATCAGCATGTTTTTCCgctatttaaatattatatgttGTCGGCCAAAAACAGATGTAATTGGTGAAAAGGGGAACTTGTTCTCCTTCCTCCACCGTACAAGAATTCTGATAACAACTGATAACAAAGTCTCTAATCGAAGGCACTGTATTGTGGATCAATTTCCATTTAATATAATATGAATTAAACTTCTGATCGAGTATCCTACTTTGTTCAAGTGAATCTTATTTTGAGTTATATCGCTATGTTCGGTACAGATACCGACCAAACAAAACATGCATCAACGTTTTTTACCTTTTCATAGTCTATGGTGATGGTGTATCCGTCATTCACATTCTCTACGGTCAGAATATTTCCCTCAAGCGTCACTTTCTCGTTTCGTGGTACACCATCATACATTTCAAAAGCAATTTCCTGTAAGGATaacaatttatttaattcatattGGAATGATATCTACGATGTTTTGGCACGAAATAACCCATGTCTTGTACATTCCCATATCCCTTCCACTATATTGTTTTCATGGATCGATGTAAAAGTAACTTTTGATTAACACGTCCAGACAGCAAATGACTTCAGTCCTACATTGTTTTCggctttctttttgtttttcatcgAATTGACGGAAGACCGTTCCTTTATTTACCCTGGTTATAACGATTTGATCGTCATCTCTCGTCGTCAAGTTGTTCACATACATTGATTTCCTTTACTTTTCATATTGTTTTGCATTTAATTGTCGTTAAGATTCCTTGAATTTTACTAACCCTGATTAAAACTACTTGATCTCCATCTCCCGTCGTCAAGTTGTTCCCAACCTTTGGATTCTGCGCAGAAAACACTAAGTAGAACACACCAAATGATAACACCAACAGAGTGACAAGTGTCACTGTTACGGCGATAACATATTGTTTTGCACTTAATTGTCGTTAGCTTTCTTTACTTTGACTTACCCTGATTATAACTACTTGATCTTCATCTCCCGTCGTCAAGTTGTTCACAACCTTTGGATTCTGCGCAGAAAACACTGAGTAGAACACACCAAACGATAACATCAACAGAGTGACAATTGTCACTGTTACGGCGATAACATAGAGGTTTGTCTTACTCGGCTCCTGTGACTGTATACAGTGGAAAGACATGAAAATCACTTGTTAATGCATTAGTTGACATGTTACTTTTATTATGCTGGATAAAtctaaaaaatctgaaaatgtgTTCTAAAAGTATTTGCTTTTTACAGTACGCGACAACTACACATTTCTATAGCTCAGTTGGGGAACGATATATCAGTTTTACGGAAACCAAACTCAATCATTGTGACATTGTTACAATATCTATGTTTCCTGTACAACTAAGAATTGATTCGGCAAAAACTCAACTGTAGCAAAAGAAATAATATCTCAAACAAGTCGTTTGtactttaagtttgtttcgAAAACTTGTTTCCAAGCATAGGAGGAATTTGATTAGACCCGCttaatgttattgtttgatgCCGGTACCCGTAGGGAGGACAGTTAAGGAGAAGCAAGCACTACCCTTACCGGCATCCTATGTCGttatcatgatcatgatcatcaatattattatcaCTTTTATCATCACTATTATCAACTCTATTATCATTATCTACTATTTACTAATATCAGGGGATagctatatatattaattaactgGATTTCACAAAGGCGTTAACTTAACATGATTTCTAAAATATATCCATGCTTTCAACTTCTTCATTTACTTGTCAGCAACCGGCCCTCCTTGCCTTCCCATCCGACCCTCCATGCTACCCGCATTTTGCGATCggcaataaaatattaatgaattcaaatttctatttgctatatcgataaaaaaatatatatatatttaaatactgaAGTCAAAATGGTACAGTGTGTTTCTCAAAACCACCTTTTGTATATTCGTCAGAACGGGGACGAATTATGGTAGTCATTCAGTTTCATCCATACCATTGTACTGTTTATATCATAAGTTTTGTTTGGGTTAAATTATACTCAGACCCTTTTGGTCTATTGTAACCTACCCTTTCTCTATGTATATATCGATAAGAAAATGAGCTGTTATTTTCAACAGAACATAACTAAATGGAGGGGAGAAAATCGCTTTCAGTTTAGGACTGCAACTCTGATGCCATTCAACTAACCAACAATTTTCCTCTCGTTACTACTCACTTATTTGCTTTAATCTAGTCGCCTTTAAAGACACAATCAGATCATAAAATCTGATCCTCTGATGACAAGAACAATGAGGTTCATCTAGGCATAAGCAAAGTACTAAAATTTTGTCTGAACTAACATTAATCTTTCAAACGGCATAGCATCTATCGACTTTCTCTTGCCGTGAGTTTATAAGCATTTCCATGGCGGGAATGAAGGATTCGACAAAATGACCTGACAAGGAAATCCCACAAGCTTTTAGTAGCTTCCTTGTGTAATCCCTTCAACCATTTATTATGTTTAAATCTCTGGTCTGAACACATCACTGTAAATTCTTTGAACATTGTTGgttgaaattgaattgaataatTAATGCAATTCATTAAATTTACTTGTCAATTTTGATGTTACATATTGAGCAAACTTGTAAATAGTCCAGATTTGAGTTTGCAAGTGTTGATTATGACACGGATAAAATGTCTGGACGACGAAAACGTTACTTAATCGAAAAAGTATACATTCATTACTCGTAATATTTAACGCTCATCCGAGTGGTGAAAAAATCTACAAAAGGCTGTGAGTTGGCTTGATCaattaaaaacacattttgaatgaGCTTTGAAGTAGTTATTTGCAAttgaaacaacaaagaaaataagAGAAAAGCTTGAGTGATTTCCTTACCTGATACGCAGGAGGTGAATCCATCACCACGGAAAGATCTTTTCCTCGCATCTCTTGAGCCATAGCGATGAAATATCTTGCAGCGATTTTTGGCACAACTGTTAACCAGGCGAAGAATTCGTAAGTGTAGCTGGCGCTTATTAGGTTCTAGTCACCATCCCAGCTCCTTTTATCCTTTCTGAGATGCTTACTTTTCTCTTAAAATCCTAGTTACATGTGTTCCTGACGTAAGTGATTTAACAGAGGACCGGATCCATGTTATATTtagttttcaacattttaaaggATTTATTAAAGATTTGATGACGCTGGCTGGGTACCTGGGACCTATAGAAACACATATTAttgtcaaataaataatataaaaacagcCAAATCGACCCTGGTATCTTTGTACCATCATACTTCTCGGAAATCCCCAAGATCAACCATAGGTCACCGGtactaaagaaaaacaaaacatgttgatACTAAATACAGCTGTTATCCGCTACACCAATAGGGGCGTATATACTTTTATTAATAGCGATTGTGCCAAGGTTTGTTCGTAAGTAAAGGTAAGAAATTGTAAGCGTGGGTGGCGTTTATTATGTCAGAGTCACCATCCTAGCTCCTCTTAAACTTTCCATTGGACGTCCTTCCTAAAGATCCCAAACATTCCCATTCCTCCTTCTTCAAGTGAAGGTCTgcttgcagtggcgtaggaaggtacttttgagtgggggggggactgaagactgatggcaggcctgggggaggggtctaaggggagggggtgtccccctcccctttggattttttttgcatttccaggtggcctcagatgcaatttggtgcaatatagcacacttcaacacccaatccattttgtaaataattttgcattttcacctggccttatagatgcaatttggtgctccaaatgagattttttttctcatttggaaatgaaaaaggggttttctgactcgcggagcggggggcggaatgatacttccgccccccatatttttcacttgtgggggggctggcgcccccagccccccggttcctacgcccttgtctgCTTAAACGACCCCAAGGCCACATCGCCTCATTCATCAAGCCAGGGTCTGCCTCTTTGCACGTTACTGTAATGTCTTCCCGTTAGCCTACTGTAATGTATTCCCGCTAACCTTCTATTGTACTTTTTCTAACCTCAGTGACCTCACTCAAGAACCTTTAGAAACTTTAACGTGGATTGTATGGAACGTCAAAACCGACAAAAATGCAGATACAAATTATGTAAACCTAAGTCATTATATGAACACAAAATTATcgccacataatgaccaagaacaatttaagtcCTTATATTGCACTAATAGCACCTCCACATAATGAACAAGAACATTTTACTTATCATGCGATCCTAACTCTGCCACATAATGACCGCCAATACCGACAATAGTCCTTATGTGGGGATCTTGCATGTCGCCACATAAGGACTCACGTACatcgttagtccttatgtggggCTGCTATTA from Apostichopus japonicus isolate 1M-3 chromosome 2, ASM3797524v1, whole genome shotgun sequence harbors:
- the LOC139980627 gene encoding uncharacterized protein translates to MAQEMRGKDLSVVMDSPPAYQSQEPSKTNLYVIAVTVTIVTLLMLSFGVFYSVFSAQNPKVVNNLTTGDEDQVVIIREIAFEMYDGVPRNEKVTLEGNILTVENVNDGYTITIDYEKNMMMIKNLTTSACYFISLDNIPVDMDLDNEDQMLPMFFHEVYDPSDKLLTHTNTTIVMIPAGDIMTTNTDQCIDSIRIEPKNSQRTRKVRRDSRDQEEEETEDCGTCIILISGSR